DNA from Frateuria edaphi:
GGTGGTCGCAGGAGACGTCGGTAGGGTGTTCACGCATCAACGCCACCAACGCCTCGGCCGCGGTGCGGGCTATCTCTGCGTGCTCACCCTCGTGATGGCGCATCGCTCGCTCGAGGTCATGCCACTTGGCCACCACAGTGTCGGACGTGCCAGGTGGCGGCGTCCACGACGGCAGGGTCGTGGTGATGATCAGCGACACCTTGGGGTGGACAAGCATGCAGCGACCGCCCACGTCTTTCACATCGAAATTCCAGGTCAGCTGCGGCGCGGTGTATGCCCAATAGCGGTTACCCCCGCTTGCGTAGCCTTTCGCATTCATCTGTGCGACCAGCGCCGGCTCGTTCCGACCTTCGATGGCGTAGTAGCGGACATCCTCCTGAATGACCGGCACCGGAATGGCTGGTGGCGGTAGCGGCGGCGTGGCGAACATGCAGCGTGCGCTCCGTTATCGTTGCAGCAGGTCAGACGCTGTTTACGTGGAGCACGTTGCCATCCGGATCC
Protein-coding regions in this window:
- a CDS encoding DUF922 domain-containing protein; translated protein: MFATPPLPPPAIPVPVIQEDVRYYAIEGRNEPALVAQMNAKGYASGGNRYWAYTAPQLTWNFDVKDVGGRCMLVHPKVSLIITTTLPSWTPPPGTSDTVVAKWHDLERAMRHHEGEHAEIARTAAEALVALMREHPTDVSCDHLNAFLQAKGRVIMQRADAAGIRLDAQTRHGASEGVALRW